A stretch of Anaeromyxobacter dehalogenans 2CP-1 DNA encodes these proteins:
- a CDS encoding GNAT family N-acetyltransferase encodes MAVPTLETARLLLRPLELSDAVQVQALFPRWEIVRYMAAVVPWPYPPDGALAFFRDVALPAVARGEAWHWTIRRKEAAGRLIGVINLNAGKDEHRGFWIGVPWQGRGYATEACAAVTAYWFEVLGFPVLRVGKAAANVPSRRISERSGMRCVGVEERAFVAGRLPAEVWELTAAEWRRRHRGRAHRAGSRGRGGA; translated from the coding sequence ATGGCCGTGCCCACGCTGGAGACCGCGCGCCTGCTGCTCCGCCCGCTGGAGCTCTCCGACGCCGTGCAGGTCCAGGCGCTGTTCCCGCGATGGGAGATCGTGCGGTACATGGCCGCCGTCGTCCCGTGGCCGTACCCGCCCGACGGCGCGCTCGCGTTCTTCCGCGACGTGGCGCTGCCCGCGGTGGCGCGCGGGGAGGCGTGGCACTGGACCATCCGGCGGAAGGAGGCGGCCGGCCGGCTGATCGGCGTGATCAACCTGAACGCCGGGAAGGACGAGCACCGCGGCTTCTGGATCGGGGTGCCGTGGCAGGGGCGCGGCTACGCGACCGAGGCGTGCGCCGCGGTGACGGCGTACTGGTTCGAGGTGCTCGGGTTCCCGGTGCTCCGCGTGGGCAAGGCGGCGGCGAACGTGCCGTCGCGGCGCATCTCCGAGCGCTCCGGGATGCGGTGCGTCGGGGTGGAGGAGCGCGCGTTCGTGGCGGGCAGGCTGCCGGCCGAGGTGTGGGAGCTCACCGCGGCCGAGTGGCGGCGGCGACACCGCGGCCGGGCTCACCGCGCGGGGTCGCGTGGCCGCGGCGGCGCGTGA
- a CDS encoding Glu/Leu/Phe/Val family dehydrogenase: protein MAGRNGKTSFYDEAMETFHRAADLIKMDPRVRMELEEPDFEHIFYVTVETRDRLVPLSPEEQAKFRDLPASDVKAADAFEPLANGNYVLHRRALLKADITMRSGVMNIPGKGFFRIEKGGPKKFKAYRIQHNQVRGPYKGGIRYHKDVSLDLFKTLAADMTWKTAIAEIPFGGAKGGIKIDPFNYSKEEIEHLTLRFIYKMKGLIGPYIDIPAPDVNTNGEIMAMMMRQFTDGEREHHRLRGVVTGKDVRIGGSEGRVRATGQGVVYCIEEWAREHKFDLKGARVIVQGFGNVGSNAAEILAAMGAKIVAVNDAFGTIHADAGLDVHALAQHVHQNPKNLKKTVAGFTGGTAISKDDFWGVDADICIPAALGEEIDGPVAERLKVRLVAEAANGPTTREGDRVLASRKIEVIPDIICNAGGVTVSYYEWLQNQRLEHWSEAEVNARLEQAIKKNYAIIRDISLNRPQRTPLYDSRPYCVGQQVDVRTAAMVLALKRIEAHYLLEGFSQ from the coding sequence ATGGCCGGACGCAACGGGAAGACGAGCTTCTACGACGAGGCGATGGAGACGTTTCACCGGGCCGCGGACCTCATCAAGATGGACCCGCGCGTCCGCATGGAGCTGGAGGAGCCGGACTTCGAGCACATCTTCTACGTCACCGTCGAGACGAGGGACCGGCTGGTCCCGCTGTCGCCGGAGGAGCAGGCGAAGTTCCGCGATCTCCCCGCGTCTGACGTCAAGGCGGCGGACGCGTTCGAGCCGCTCGCGAACGGGAACTACGTGCTGCACCGCCGCGCGCTGCTCAAGGCGGACATCACCATGCGCTCGGGCGTGATGAACATCCCGGGCAAGGGCTTCTTCCGGATCGAGAAGGGCGGGCCGAAGAAGTTCAAGGCGTACCGGATCCAGCACAACCAGGTCCGCGGGCCGTACAAGGGCGGCATCCGCTACCACAAGGACGTCTCGCTCGACCTGTTCAAGACGCTCGCGGCCGACATGACGTGGAAGACGGCCATCGCCGAGATCCCGTTCGGCGGCGCCAAGGGCGGCATCAAGATCGACCCCTTCAACTACTCGAAGGAGGAGATCGAGCACCTCACGCTGCGCTTCATCTACAAGATGAAGGGGCTCATCGGGCCCTACATCGACATCCCGGCGCCGGACGTGAACACCAACGGCGAGATCATGGCGATGATGATGCGCCAGTTCACGGACGGTGAGCGCGAGCACCACCGCCTCCGCGGCGTGGTCACCGGCAAGGACGTGCGCATCGGCGGCTCGGAGGGGCGCGTCCGCGCCACCGGCCAGGGCGTCGTCTACTGCATCGAGGAGTGGGCGCGCGAGCACAAGTTCGACCTGAAGGGCGCGCGCGTCATCGTGCAGGGCTTCGGCAACGTGGGCTCGAACGCGGCCGAGATCCTCGCCGCCATGGGCGCGAAGATCGTCGCGGTGAACGACGCGTTCGGCACCATCCACGCCGACGCGGGCCTCGACGTCCATGCGCTGGCCCAGCACGTCCACCAGAACCCGAAGAACCTGAAGAAGACGGTGGCCGGGTTCACCGGCGGCACCGCCATCTCCAAGGACGACTTCTGGGGCGTGGACGCCGACATCTGCATCCCGGCCGCGCTCGGCGAGGAGATCGACGGCCCGGTCGCGGAGCGGCTCAAGGTGCGCCTGGTGGCCGAGGCCGCGAACGGCCCGACCACGCGCGAGGGCGACCGCGTGCTCGCCTCGCGCAAGATCGAGGTCATCCCCGACATCATCTGCAACGCGGGCGGCGTGACCGTCTCGTACTACGAGTGGCTGCAGAACCAGCGCCTCGAGCACTGGTCGGAGGCCGAGGTGAACGCCCGCCTCGAGCAGGCCATCAAGAAGAACTACGCCATCATCCGCGACATCTCGCTGAACCGCCCGCAGCGCACGCCGCTCTACGACTCGCGGCCGTACTGCGTCGGCCAGCAGGTGGACGTGCGCACCGCCGCCATGGTGCTCGCGCTGAAGCGCATCGAGGCGCACTACCTGCTGGAAGGCTTCTCGCAGTAG
- a CDS encoding PilZ domain-containing protein yields MLWSRREARKVVAAAGPDRRAAPRLDKVFRVYLEGETGCGLGIARNISEGGLFVETRSPQPIGSQVRITFPSENGDMIAVAEVRYVCHLLGRGTGARGPLTMRGMGMRFLYFELDAAVPSLLQ; encoded by the coding sequence ATGCTCTGGAGCCGGCGAGAGGCGCGGAAGGTGGTGGCGGCGGCGGGACCGGATCGGCGCGCGGCGCCGCGGCTCGACAAGGTGTTCCGCGTGTACCTGGAGGGCGAGACCGGCTGCGGCCTGGGGATCGCCCGGAACATCTCCGAGGGCGGCCTGTTCGTGGAGACCCGCTCGCCCCAGCCGATCGGCTCGCAGGTGCGGATCACGTTCCCGTCCGAGAACGGCGACATGATCGCGGTGGCGGAGGTGCGGTACGTCTGCCACCTGCTCGGGCGCGGCACGGGCGCGCGGGGTCCGCTCACCATGCGCGGCATGGGCATGCGGTTCCTGTACTTCGAGCTGGACGCAGCCGTGCCCTCCCTCCTGCAGTGA
- a CDS encoding trypsin-like peptidase domain-containing protein codes for MRLITRIVTVSLAAAAIFACTRDGSAATASAAPAAAPAQQLFRDAAAAAPGPEAAIPVQTSLAPLIDKLRPAVVNISTTTVTKHPRVQRGPRGQNPHGGGTPDEGFEDFFERYFGRPAPEMPEEFKGSSLGSGFLLNTEGYILTNNHVVKDATDIRVRLSDDREFGARIVGRDPLTDVALIQLVNPPKNLPTVVLGDSDALRQGDFVLALGSPFGLRDTATLGIVSAKHRPGINPGGTYDDFIQTDAAINPGNSGGPLFNLRGEVVGINTAIVSPQIGQGIGFAVPINMAKALLPQLKEKGKVTRGFLGVSVSDLSPDLIQGFGLQSGTKGALVQNVVPRSPADKAGLQPGDVVVALNDKTVETAGALTRGVALVSPGQTANLTVLRGGQKKQFAVKVVQRPEDGEAVGRNEQGGGDEGGGQGARDQSPKLGVSIAPITPDVARQFGVEPGEGVVVADVTEGGPADRAGIRRGDVILEANRQKVARPEDMRSAVAKLKEGDMALLRVRRGDAAVFIAVPVGGGK; via the coding sequence ATGCGCCTCATCACCCGAATCGTCACCGTCTCTCTCGCAGCCGCAGCGATCTTCGCGTGCACGCGGGACGGCAGCGCGGCGACCGCGTCCGCCGCGCCCGCGGCGGCGCCGGCCCAGCAGCTGTTCCGCGACGCCGCGGCGGCCGCGCCCGGCCCCGAGGCCGCCATCCCGGTGCAGACCTCGCTCGCGCCGCTCATCGACAAGCTCCGCCCGGCGGTGGTGAACATCTCCACCACCACCGTCACCAAGCACCCGCGCGTCCAGCGCGGCCCGCGCGGCCAGAACCCGCACGGCGGCGGCACGCCGGACGAGGGCTTCGAGGACTTCTTCGAGCGCTACTTCGGCCGCCCCGCGCCGGAGATGCCCGAGGAGTTCAAGGGCTCGTCGCTCGGCTCCGGGTTCCTGCTCAACACCGAGGGCTACATCCTCACCAACAACCACGTGGTGAAGGACGCCACCGACATCCGCGTGCGCCTCTCGGACGACCGCGAGTTCGGCGCCAGGATCGTCGGCCGTGACCCGCTCACCGACGTGGCGCTCATCCAGCTCGTGAACCCTCCGAAGAACCTGCCGACGGTGGTGCTGGGCGACTCCGATGCGCTCCGCCAGGGCGACTTCGTGCTCGCGCTGGGCAGCCCGTTCGGCCTGCGCGACACCGCCACGCTCGGCATCGTGTCGGCGAAGCACCGCCCCGGTATCAACCCCGGCGGCACCTACGACGACTTCATCCAGACCGACGCCGCCATCAACCCGGGCAACTCGGGCGGCCCCCTCTTCAACCTCCGCGGCGAGGTGGTCGGCATCAACACCGCCATCGTGTCGCCGCAGATCGGCCAGGGCATCGGCTTCGCGGTGCCCATCAACATGGCGAAGGCGCTGCTGCCGCAGCTCAAGGAGAAGGGCAAGGTCACGCGCGGCTTCCTGGGGGTGTCGGTGTCCGACCTCTCGCCGGATCTCATCCAGGGCTTCGGCCTGCAGTCCGGCACCAAGGGCGCGCTGGTCCAGAACGTGGTCCCGCGCTCGCCGGCCGACAAGGCGGGGCTGCAGCCCGGCGACGTGGTGGTCGCGCTGAACGACAAGACCGTCGAGACCGCCGGCGCGCTCACCCGCGGCGTCGCCCTGGTCTCCCCTGGCCAGACCGCGAACCTGACCGTGCTGCGCGGCGGCCAGAAGAAGCAGTTCGCGGTGAAGGTGGTGCAGCGGCCCGAGGACGGCGAGGCCGTCGGCCGCAACGAGCAGGGCGGCGGCGACGAGGGCGGCGGGCAGGGCGCCCGCGATCAGTCGCCGAAGCTCGGCGTCTCCATCGCGCCCATCACCCCGGACGTCGCGCGCCAGTTCGGCGTCGAGCCGGGCGAGGGCGTGGTGGTGGCGGACGTCACCGAGGGCGGCCCGGCCGATCGCGCCGGCATCCGCCGCGGCGACGTCATCCTCGAGGCGAACCGCCAGAAGGTGGCGCGGCCGGAGGACATGCGGTCGGCGGTGGCGAAGCTGAAGGAGGGCGACATGGCGCTGCTGCGCGTTCGCCGCGGCGACGCCGCCGTGTTCATCGCCGTGCCGGTGGGCGGCGGCAAGTAG
- a CDS encoding DUF2239 family protein, protein MTDEDRYTVFARERRIAAGPLREVLRALKAHHDAGGAPTLAFHDATGKQVDFDLRGTVDEVLARAAPPRRAGPGRPRLGVVSREVSLLPRHWEWLERQPGGISAALRRLVDEARRREPDRARARRAREAADRFMWAMAGDLPGTEEASRALYARDGQRLRAVVRGWPRDVRAHLLALAEEAERLERPSQGEDGA, encoded by the coding sequence ATGACGGACGAGGATCGCTACACGGTGTTCGCGCGCGAGCGGCGGATCGCTGCGGGGCCCCTGCGCGAGGTGCTGCGCGCGCTGAAGGCGCACCACGACGCCGGCGGCGCGCCCACGCTCGCGTTCCACGACGCCACCGGCAAGCAGGTGGACTTCGACCTGCGGGGCACCGTGGACGAGGTGCTGGCCCGCGCCGCGCCGCCGCGGCGCGCGGGACCGGGCCGGCCGAGGCTGGGCGTGGTGAGCCGCGAGGTGTCGCTCCTGCCGCGTCACTGGGAGTGGCTGGAGCGGCAGCCCGGCGGGATCTCGGCGGCGCTGCGCCGCCTGGTGGACGAGGCGCGCCGGCGCGAGCCGGACCGGGCCCGCGCGCGCCGGGCGCGCGAGGCCGCAGACCGGTTCATGTGGGCGATGGCCGGCGACCTGCCCGGCACCGAGGAGGCCTCGCGCGCGCTGTACGCGCGCGACGGCCAGCGGCTCCGCGCGGTGGTGCGGGGCTGGCCCAGGGACGTGCGGGCGCACCTGCTCGCGCTGGCGGAGGAGGCCGAGCGCCTGGAGCGGCCATCGCAGGGAGAGGACGGGGCATGA
- a CDS encoding response regulator yields MLRILLADDHAMFRSGLRRILEAEFPGASVGEAATIGELEARLGAQPCDVLVLDISMAGQNSLNALPGLKERHPRLPVVVLSMYGDRPFVIQALRAGASAYLTKERAPEELIRAIRSVLAGRRYVGDELAEQLADHLAGGGTGSPHERLSPRELEIFLQLAAARSVSEIAERLQLSVKTVSTYRSRILEKMALRSNAELMQYAVRHGLAG; encoded by the coding sequence ATGCTGCGCATCCTGCTGGCTGACGATCACGCGATGTTCCGGTCCGGGCTCCGGCGCATCCTCGAGGCCGAGTTCCCGGGCGCGTCGGTGGGCGAGGCGGCCACCATCGGCGAGCTCGAGGCGCGGCTCGGGGCGCAGCCGTGCGACGTGCTCGTGCTCGACATCTCCATGGCCGGGCAGAACAGCCTGAACGCGCTCCCCGGGCTGAAGGAGCGCCACCCGCGGCTCCCGGTGGTGGTGCTGAGCATGTACGGCGACCGCCCGTTCGTGATCCAGGCGCTGCGCGCCGGCGCGTCCGCCTACCTCACCAAGGAGCGCGCGCCGGAGGAGCTGATCCGCGCCATCCGCAGCGTGCTCGCCGGCCGGCGCTACGTCGGCGACGAGCTCGCCGAGCAGCTGGCCGACCACCTGGCCGGCGGCGGCACCGGGAGCCCGCACGAGCGCCTCTCGCCGCGCGAGCTGGAGATCTTCCTGCAGCTCGCGGCGGCGCGCTCGGTGTCCGAGATCGCCGAACGGCTGCAGCTCAGCGTGAAGACCGTCAGCACCTATCGCAGCCGCATCCTCGAGAAGATGGCCCTGCGCTCGAACGCCGAGCTGATGCAGTACGCGGTGCGCCACGGGCTGGCCGGGTAG
- a CDS encoding GIY-YIG nuclease family protein — protein MNRKELKRQAREEKPVAAVYQIRNVRDGRILVESTLNLRTLNGRRLTLASGTHPNARLRADVAALGPEAFALEVLQVLEEDEDGLVWRRDALRRLEAEWIERLRPWDERGYHAPPRPRDPAR, from the coding sequence ATGAACCGCAAGGAGCTGAAGCGGCAGGCGCGCGAGGAGAAGCCGGTCGCCGCCGTCTACCAGATCCGCAACGTGCGCGACGGGCGCATCCTCGTCGAGAGCACGCTCAACCTGCGGACGCTGAACGGGCGCCGGCTGACGCTGGCGAGCGGCACCCACCCGAACGCGCGCCTGCGCGCCGACGTGGCCGCGCTCGGGCCGGAGGCGTTCGCGCTCGAGGTGCTGCAGGTGCTCGAGGAGGACGAGGACGGGCTCGTCTGGCGGCGCGACGCGCTGCGGCGGCTGGAGGCGGAGTGGATCGAGCGGCTCCGCCCGTGGGACGAGCGCGGCTATCACGCGCCGCCGCGGCCACGCGACCCCGCGCGGTGA
- a CDS encoding ATP-binding protein: protein MRRLLAVLGTLRGRLVLLVCFATLPAMLFTFYAASAERTAVLRRIEQEALLLAQLASREHGHQLEGARTLLRRLAGLLRAAPEAGDAARCPELLPALLAGYPQFTTIGILSPEGRLRCSARPAPPGVTFAGSAALERALWSNDVEVGEYALGPVVGRPVLHLAYAVRGAGGAPSEVLFVGLDLQWLEQLAHQAELPAGYALVIADRNGAALGRSGGDAWPARAARDPALARAVASPGQGTVTEAPAADRRFLVAAPVAAVPGVSVVASLPYTRVAAQANRAFYRTVAGLALLTLFTIGCVLLAAEVSVLRVLRHLARTARRFGEGELSARAETPAAHGELAELTRAFNAMADALAARQREAAESQGRLRAMSHRLAAAREAEAAAIARDLHDELGQVLTSVKVELAALQRAGAEGEDPAARRARVAELGQRLDEAVAFVRRVSSDLRPPVLDRLGLAAALEGLVRDLEQRTRLAVMLDVDPSVEPVEWLPAVTLFRIVREALTNVVRHAGATEVWIELRATPGALVLTVRDDGKGIGPWAADDRRSLGIQGMQERALLVDGTFEISGTPGGGTTVVVTIPRTRTGATDAAHPAG, encoded by the coding sequence ATGCGCAGGCTCCTCGCCGTCCTCGGGACGCTCCGCGGCAGGCTGGTGCTGCTGGTCTGCTTCGCGACGCTGCCCGCGATGCTGTTCACGTTCTACGCGGCGAGCGCGGAGCGCACCGCGGTGCTGCGGCGCATCGAGCAGGAGGCGCTCCTGCTCGCGCAGCTCGCCTCGCGCGAGCACGGCCACCAGCTCGAGGGCGCGCGCACGCTGCTGCGCCGGCTCGCCGGGCTGCTCCGGGCCGCGCCGGAGGCAGGGGACGCGGCGCGCTGCCCGGAGCTGCTCCCGGCGCTGCTCGCCGGCTACCCGCAGTTCACCACCATCGGGATCCTCTCGCCGGAGGGCCGGCTCCGCTGCAGCGCCCGGCCCGCGCCGCCCGGGGTGACCTTCGCCGGCAGCGCGGCGCTCGAGCGCGCGCTCTGGTCCAACGACGTCGAGGTGGGCGAGTACGCCCTCGGCCCGGTGGTGGGGCGCCCGGTGCTCCACCTCGCCTACGCGGTGCGCGGCGCCGGCGGCGCGCCGTCGGAGGTGCTGTTCGTCGGCCTCGACCTGCAGTGGCTGGAGCAGCTCGCGCACCAGGCCGAGCTGCCGGCGGGCTACGCGCTCGTGATCGCCGACCGGAACGGCGCCGCGCTCGGCCGCTCCGGCGGCGACGCCTGGCCGGCCAGGGCGGCCCGCGACCCCGCGCTGGCGCGGGCGGTCGCGTCGCCGGGGCAGGGCACCGTGACGGAGGCGCCCGCGGCGGACCGCCGGTTCCTGGTGGCGGCCCCGGTGGCGGCGGTGCCGGGCGTCTCGGTGGTGGCGAGCCTGCCGTACACCCGGGTCGCCGCGCAGGCGAACCGCGCGTTCTACCGGACGGTCGCGGGGCTGGCGCTGCTCACGCTGTTCACGATCGGCTGCGTGCTGCTCGCGGCCGAGGTGTCGGTGCTGCGCGTGCTCCGGCACCTGGCCCGCACCGCCCGTCGCTTCGGCGAGGGGGAGCTCTCGGCCCGCGCCGAGACGCCGGCCGCCCACGGCGAGCTCGCCGAGCTGACGCGGGCGTTCAACGCCATGGCGGACGCGCTCGCCGCGCGCCAGCGCGAGGCGGCCGAGAGCCAGGGGCGGCTCCGCGCCATGTCGCACCGCCTGGCCGCCGCGCGCGAGGCCGAGGCGGCCGCGATCGCACGCGACCTGCACGACGAGCTGGGCCAGGTGCTCACCAGCGTGAAGGTGGAGCTCGCGGCGCTGCAGCGGGCGGGCGCGGAGGGCGAGGACCCGGCGGCGCGGCGCGCGCGCGTCGCCGAGCTCGGGCAGCGGCTCGACGAGGCGGTGGCGTTCGTGCGGCGGGTCTCCTCCGACCTCCGCCCGCCCGTGCTCGACCGGCTCGGCCTCGCCGCCGCGCTCGAGGGGCTGGTGCGCGACCTCGAGCAGCGCACGCGGCTCGCGGTGATGCTGGACGTGGACCCCTCGGTCGAGCCGGTCGAGTGGCTCCCGGCCGTCACGCTGTTCCGGATCGTGCGCGAGGCGCTCACCAACGTGGTGCGCCACGCCGGCGCGACCGAGGTCTGGATCGAGCTGCGCGCCACGCCGGGGGCCCTGGTCCTGACCGTGCGGGACGACGGCAAGGGCATCGGTCCCTGGGCGGCGGACGACCGGCGCTCGCTCGGGATCCAGGGCATGCAGGAGCGCGCCCTGCTCGTGGACGGCACGTTCGAGATCTCCGGGACGCCGGGCGGCGGGACGACCGTCGTGGTAACGATCCCTCGGACGAGGACGGGCGCGACCGATGCTGCGCATCCTGCTGGCTGA
- a CDS encoding DUF6066 family protein, translating to MRALLGSVLLAAALAQAPARAADFDAVARAAERLDALEPFLVRYVGHCVDVYERRTCEANVAATRRSADGKTFAVRVQDAAPLVKPEVRGDGRFLLLLTPFVDGGGVALTHGAPLRQDAQGHPLVGLLPIQGTLPDGTMEMEFESPFRTGAIELEIVFRPEKPWKLKRKGEAGSYEGVAARFLAVRVLDARTGAPIASKVF from the coding sequence ATGCGTGCACTCCTGGGCTCCGTCCTCCTGGCCGCCGCGCTCGCGCAGGCCCCCGCCCGCGCCGCGGACTTCGACGCCGTCGCGCGCGCCGCCGAGCGGCTCGACGCGCTCGAGCCGTTCCTGGTTCGCTACGTGGGCCACTGCGTGGACGTCTACGAGCGGCGCACCTGCGAGGCGAACGTCGCCGCGACGCGCCGCAGCGCGGACGGGAAGACGTTCGCGGTCCGGGTGCAGGACGCGGCGCCGCTGGTGAAGCCCGAGGTGCGCGGCGACGGCCGGTTCCTGCTGCTGCTCACGCCGTTCGTGGACGGCGGTGGCGTCGCGCTGACGCACGGCGCGCCGCTGCGCCAGGACGCGCAAGGCCACCCGCTGGTCGGGCTCCTGCCGATCCAGGGCACGCTGCCCGACGGCACGATGGAGATGGAGTTCGAGAGCCCGTTCCGCACCGGCGCGATCGAGCTCGAGATCGTCTTCCGGCCCGAGAAGCCCTGGAAGCTGAAGCGCAAGGGCGAGGCCGGCAGCTACGAGGGCGTGGCCGCGCGCTTCCTCGCGGTGCGCGTGCTCGACGCACGCACCGGCGCGCCCATCGCCTCGAAGGTGTTCTGA
- a CDS encoding multiheme c-type cytochrome, producing the protein MHPRRLVLLAALCLAPAALAASRAAKPASAARPAALSARSQACLDCHADANAGIVEQWHESAHAKRGVGCLECHQAAKGEADAFEHNGELVATIVTPRDCARCHATESAEFGKSHHAKAGNILASLDNQIAETIEGAREPFAPFAPFAPSAAGTAAGPVNGLASAQAGCQQCHGNKTALKARTGAPITVDDLKPGPDGKPTRPEVLARVLRDADGKPEFVEGTWPNTGIGRVNLDGSLGSCAACHSRHDFSARRARQPEACGTCHLGPDRPQKEIYESSKHGVAYRDARERMNLDGKSWVLGKDYAAAPTCATCHMSANVNGGKVTHDPGERLSWTNRPPVSLPMDTDAEHRVVTASDPARRAAAVTDTAAQKRDRMKTACNVCHATSTVDAAYRQYDDLVALYNEKFARPGQALMDALYAQGILTRTPFDEKIEWEWFELHHHEGRRARHGAAMMSPDYAHWHGMYEVAKRFYEGVVPEARAAIAHAEAAGRKTQARAATAVLEGILARPEHAWYLQEKASRVQAAP; encoded by the coding sequence ATGCACCCACGCCGCCTCGTGCTCCTCGCCGCTCTCTGCCTCGCGCCCGCCGCGCTCGCCGCGTCCCGCGCCGCGAAGCCTGCCTCCGCCGCCCGCCCGGCCGCGCTCTCCGCGCGCTCGCAGGCCTGCCTCGATTGCCACGCCGACGCGAACGCCGGCATCGTCGAGCAGTGGCACGAGAGCGCCCACGCGAAGCGGGGCGTGGGGTGCCTCGAGTGCCACCAGGCCGCGAAGGGCGAGGCCGACGCGTTCGAGCACAACGGCGAGCTGGTCGCGACCATCGTCACGCCGCGCGACTGCGCCCGCTGCCACGCCACCGAGAGCGCCGAGTTCGGGAAGAGCCACCACGCCAAGGCCGGCAACATCCTCGCCTCGCTCGACAACCAGATCGCCGAGACCATCGAGGGCGCGCGCGAGCCGTTCGCGCCGTTCGCGCCGTTCGCGCCGTCGGCGGCCGGGACCGCGGCCGGCCCGGTGAACGGGCTCGCCAGCGCGCAGGCCGGCTGCCAGCAGTGCCACGGCAACAAGACGGCGCTGAAGGCGAGGACCGGCGCGCCCATCACGGTGGACGACCTGAAGCCCGGCCCGGACGGCAAGCCCACCCGGCCCGAGGTGCTGGCGCGCGTCCTGCGGGACGCGGACGGCAAGCCGGAGTTCGTGGAGGGCACCTGGCCCAACACCGGCATCGGCCGGGTCAACCTCGACGGCTCCCTCGGCTCCTGCGCCGCCTGCCACAGCCGCCACGACTTCTCCGCGCGGCGCGCGCGCCAGCCGGAGGCCTGCGGCACCTGCCACCTCGGCCCGGACCGCCCGCAGAAGGAGATCTACGAGTCGTCCAAGCACGGCGTCGCCTACCGCGACGCGCGCGAGCGGATGAACCTGGACGGCAAGAGCTGGGTGCTCGGCAAGGACTACGCCGCCGCGCCGACCTGCGCCACCTGCCACATGTCCGCGAACGTGAACGGCGGCAAGGTCACGCACGATCCCGGCGAGCGGCTCTCCTGGACGAACCGCCCACCGGTCTCGCTCCCGATGGACACCGACGCGGAGCACCGCGTGGTCACCGCGTCCGACCCGGCCCGCCGCGCAGCGGCGGTGACGGACACCGCCGCGCAGAAGCGCGACCGCATGAAGACCGCGTGCAACGTGTGCCACGCGACCTCCACCGTGGACGCGGCGTACCGTCAGTACGACGACCTCGTCGCGCTCTACAACGAGAAGTTCGCGAGGCCCGGCCAGGCGCTCATGGACGCGCTGTACGCGCAGGGGATCCTGACCCGCACCCCGTTCGACGAGAAGATCGAGTGGGAGTGGTTCGAGCTGCACCACCACGAGGGCCGCCGCGCGCGCCACGGCGCCGCCATGATGTCGCCCGACTACGCCCACTGGCACGGGATGTACGAGGTCGCGAAGCGCTTCTACGAGGGCGTGGTCCCGGAGGCGCGCGCGGCCATCGCGCACGCCGAGGCGGCCGGCCGCAAGACGCAGGCGCGGGCCGCCACCGCGGTGCTCGAGGGGATCCTCGCCCGCCCCGAGCACGCCTGGTACCTGCAGGAGAAGGCGTCGCGGGTGCAGGCTGCCCCGTAG
- a CDS encoding nucleotide exchange factor GrpE, with protein sequence MADERRDTSAPGAEGQVKVVDRRRFRQDGEPLDPAGADAPPEEAGGPPPGAAVEARLAEQAARIDELTRAYAALVEDNRAFRQRLERERTRVVDAERAAVAQTLLEATDDLERALAAASAPGEPTDERLANLLEGVRLSLSVLHRRIAALGAERIPTLGQPFDPHVAEAVDTVPVGDASQDGMVVQEIRAGYRVGDRVLRPARVRVGKVARA encoded by the coding sequence ATGGCAGACGAACGCCGCGACACCTCTGCGCCGGGCGCGGAGGGTCAGGTGAAGGTGGTGGATCGACGCCGGTTCCGGCAGGACGGGGAGCCCCTCGACCCGGCCGGCGCCGACGCGCCGCCGGAGGAGGCGGGTGGGCCGCCCCCGGGCGCGGCCGTCGAGGCGCGCCTCGCCGAGCAGGCGGCCCGCATCGACGAGCTGACCCGCGCGTACGCCGCCCTGGTCGAGGACAACAGGGCATTCCGGCAGCGCCTCGAGCGCGAGCGGACCCGCGTCGTGGACGCCGAGCGGGCCGCGGTGGCGCAGACGCTGCTCGAGGCCACCGACGACCTGGAGCGCGCCCTCGCGGCCGCGTCCGCGCCCGGTGAGCCCACCGACGAGCGCCTGGCGAACCTGCTGGAGGGCGTGCGTCTTTCACTGAGCGTGCTGCACCGGCGCATCGCCGCGCTCGGGGCGGAGCGGATCCCGACGCTCGGCCAGCCGTTCGACCCGCACGTGGCCGAGGCGGTGGACACGGTGCCGGTCGGCGACGCGTCGCAGGACGGCATGGTGGTGCAGGAGATCCGCGCCGGGTATCGCGTCGGCGACCGCGTGCTCCGCCCCGCCAGGGTCCGCGTGGGGAAGGTGGCGCGCGCGTGA
- a CDS encoding RNA polymerase sigma factor region1.1 domain-containing protein — MRHGSESHEARKALFQIGIRRGSLTIAEIDRALPPGSLSPAERWLLFYSLRAAGVDIRDERGEQVDALPGEPPPP; from the coding sequence GTGAGGCACGGGAGCGAGAGCCACGAGGCGCGCAAGGCGCTCTTCCAGATCGGGATCCGGCGGGGCAGCCTGACCATCGCCGAGATCGACCGGGCGCTGCCGCCCGGCAGCCTCTCGCCGGCGGAGCGCTGGCTGCTGTTCTACAGCCTGCGCGCGGCCGGGGTGGACATCCGCGACGAGCGCGGCGAGCAGGTGGACGCGCTGCCCGGCGAGCCCCCACCGCCCTGA